One window of Armatimonadota bacterium genomic DNA carries:
- a CDS encoding calcineurin-like phosphoesterase family protein translates to MKKSPGPILLAVLLFALIAPAACQDFAQGIVYNDANLNRARDPGEKGIAGVRVSNGRVIVQTDSSGAYRLPVDDDTIIFVTKPRGWMNPVDANNHPQFYYVHKPKGSPPQKYKGVDPTGPLPESVDFPLFKREEPDRFKAIFFGDTQPSSKASVFTLGHDIVEELVGADAAFGVTLGDVVGDSLALYEDVAAAHGLIGIPWYYVKGNHDTNYDGRPYHHLTAETWARVFGPPYFSFDYGPVHFVVLNNPYYEHDGRYTAELDFRQKLWLRRDLEFVPKDQLIVFMMHIPIHWMLDRAEVFQLFQDRPNTFSISGHTHTLYQVFCGEAHGWKGPQPHHHLINGAACGAWWRGAPDEVGQPHSTGADGTPNGYTIASFDAAAYSFRYKAARRPADYQMNIFAPEEVPSADTGATDVVANVFAGSPMSKIEMKLGDGPWVEMSRVAEPDPYYLRIKELEDKLTKPLLWRAVQAPGNSAHIWKAKLPAGVPPGTYLIHVRSKDVFGQTDIGRRVIYVR, encoded by the coding sequence ATGAAGAAATCACCAGGCCCTATCCTTCTCGCAGTTCTCCTGTTCGCATTGATAGCGCCGGCAGCTTGTCAGGACTTCGCCCAAGGCATCGTATACAACGACGCCAATCTCAACAGAGCGCGCGACCCCGGTGAGAAAGGGATCGCGGGCGTCCGAGTCTCGAACGGGCGCGTGATAGTGCAGACCGATTCGTCGGGCGCCTACCGGCTTCCCGTGGACGACGATACCATCATTTTCGTCACAAAGCCGCGGGGCTGGATGAACCCGGTTGACGCGAACAACCATCCGCAGTTCTACTACGTCCACAAGCCGAAGGGCTCGCCGCCACAGAAGTACAAAGGCGTTGACCCGACCGGACCGCTTCCCGAATCGGTGGATTTCCCGCTGTTCAAGCGCGAGGAGCCCGACCGCTTCAAGGCGATCTTCTTCGGCGACACCCAGCCTTCGAGCAAGGCGTCGGTTTTCACCCTGGGCCACGACATCGTCGAGGAACTCGTCGGCGCAGACGCGGCCTTCGGCGTTACACTCGGAGATGTAGTCGGCGACAGCCTGGCCCTGTACGAGGACGTCGCCGCAGCGCACGGGCTGATCGGCATCCCCTGGTATTACGTCAAGGGCAACCACGACACGAACTACGACGGTCGGCCGTATCACCACCTGACGGCCGAAACCTGGGCGCGCGTCTTCGGTCCGCCGTATTTCTCTTTCGACTACGGTCCGGTGCATTTCGTGGTGCTGAACAATCCGTACTACGAGCACGACGGCAGGTACACCGCCGAACTGGATTTTCGGCAGAAGCTGTGGCTCAGGCGCGATCTGGAGTTCGTACCGAAGGATCAACTCATCGTCTTCATGATGCACATACCGATTCACTGGATGTTGGACAGGGCGGAGGTATTCCAGTTATTCCAGGACCGCCCGAACACCTTCTCGATATCAGGACACACTCACACCCTGTATCAGGTCTTCTGCGGAGAGGCTCACGGATGGAAGGGGCCTCAACCTCACCATCACCTCATAAACGGGGCCGCGTGCGGAGCATGGTGGCGGGGAGCTCCGGACGAAGTCGGTCAGCCTCATTCCACCGGGGCCGACGGCACGCCGAACGGGTACACCATTGCATCGTTCGACGCGGCGGCGTACTCCTTCCGCTACAAGGCCGCAAGGCGCCCCGCCGACTATCAGATGAACATCTTCGCACCTGAGGAAGTCCCGTCGGCCGACACGGGAGCGACCGACGTCGTCGCCAACGTCTTCGCCGGCTCGCCGATGTCGAAGATCGAGATGAAGCTGGGCGACGGCCCGTGGGTCGAGATGTCGAGAGTCGCGGAGCCCGATCCATACTACCTGCGGATCAAGGAGCTCGAGGACAAGCTGACGAAGCCCCTGCTGTGGCGGGCGGTCCAGGCTCCGGGAAACAGCGCCCATATCTGGAAGGCAAAGCTTCCGGCCGGCGTTCCACCAGGCACGTACCTGATCCATGTGCGCTCGAAGGACGTCTTCGGCCAGACCGACATCGGCCGCCGGGTGATATACGTTCGCTAG
- a CDS encoding beta-galactosidase has protein sequence MTVTIALVLAVLPIIAAAADSLPIISGNFSVNHIQHSPIGAWPDPNFNGEPVPPPENWAGHHASGLMAYEDYVAWGAVETAPGKWDWSRQLEVATNQRAGGLEYDAYLWLMNPPLWMREGKLPANDPDAPDHFTMMRCLEHGEETYTFSIWDPATAKWFGRWYKHMAQALGDRLGRTYIGLVGPYGEGNYPLPIPDWVKIGHSHEGYWCGDPYARKAFSASFRKQYKSLPALNKAWGTRFLRWSEVEFPPEIKAGKLLKAEERSDAKARRRWIDFIRWYHQSLIDFSVEVTNEAKKYIPIERLKMKPGGSAGGVNPIAWGTYCPGYAKAVSPPLAKVGIKGRWKMRLQPADCHGRPFGDRWYGTAYRFYGIPFTTEPAGGLDQRTFLRRVFMDASNGTSEMFSYEWDKHKEDGLKWIHLYRGVPSITDVAVYCPTTWYRMNGDIWPVIRAADALRDITDFEVADELLIEDDYLAKSKTRVLIWLGGPVTERVVLEKILEWVENGGILVWGSGEKPADVEGRTDISDKLFPIMITYEAGVPSQGRVGRGIVLGKFRMPDEKDMLSELVRWAVYRADRLDSRLKSAPEVDSRADNVWTAVFPDMMLLYNNGDKPADVERTWQSNTHNARVEPGELVEIRL, from the coding sequence ATGACTGTCACGATCGCACTTGTGCTCGCCGTGCTGCCGATCATCGCGGCGGCCGCCGACAGCCTGCCGATCATCAGCGGCAACTTCAGCGTCAACCATATCCAGCATTCGCCGATCGGCGCGTGGCCGGACCCCAACTTCAACGGAGAGCCGGTCCCGCCGCCGGAGAACTGGGCGGGTCACCACGCGTCCGGTCTGATGGCCTACGAGGATTACGTCGCATGGGGCGCGGTCGAGACTGCGCCCGGCAAGTGGGACTGGAGTCGGCAGCTCGAGGTTGCGACCAATCAGCGCGCGGGCGGCCTGGAGTACGACGCCTACCTCTGGCTGATGAATCCCCCCCTGTGGATGCGTGAGGGCAAGCTCCCGGCGAACGATCCCGATGCGCCGGACCATTTCACCATGATGCGCTGCCTCGAGCACGGCGAGGAGACGTACACCTTCTCCATCTGGGACCCGGCCACCGCGAAATGGTTCGGCCGCTGGTACAAGCACATGGCTCAGGCGCTCGGCGATAGGCTCGGGCGCACGTACATCGGGTTAGTCGGTCCATACGGCGAGGGCAACTACCCGCTCCCGATCCCCGACTGGGTCAAGATCGGCCACTCCCACGAGGGCTACTGGTGCGGCGATCCGTATGCCCGCAAGGCATTCAGCGCCTCGTTTCGCAAGCAGTACAAGTCGCTCCCGGCGCTCAACAAGGCCTGGGGGACGAGATTCCTCAGGTGGAGCGAGGTCGAATTCCCGCCCGAGATCAAGGCCGGCAAGCTGCTCAAGGCCGAGGAGCGGAGCGACGCGAAGGCCCGACGCCGATGGATCGACTTCATCAGGTGGTATCACCAGTCGCTCATAGACTTCTCCGTAGAGGTGACCAACGAGGCGAAGAAGTACATCCCGATCGAGAGGTTGAAGATGAAGCCCGGCGGATCGGCCGGCGGCGTGAACCCGATCGCCTGGGGGACCTACTGCCCAGGGTACGCGAAGGCCGTCTCACCCCCCCTTGCGAAGGTGGGGATCAAGGGGCGGTGGAAGATGCGCCTCCAGCCCGCCGACTGCCACGGACGACCGTTCGGCGACCGATGGTACGGCACCGCGTACCGGTTCTACGGCATCCCGTTCACGACCGAGCCCGCGGGCGGCCTCGACCAGCGGACCTTCCTGCGCCGCGTCTTCATGGATGCCTCCAACGGCACGTCCGAAATGTTCAGCTATGAGTGGGACAAGCACAAGGAAGACGGCCTGAAGTGGATTCATCTCTACCGGGGCGTGCCGTCGATCACCGATGTGGCGGTCTACTGCCCGACCACCTGGTATCGCATGAACGGCGACATCTGGCCCGTAATCCGCGCGGCGGACGCCCTCCGCGACATCACCGACTTCGAGGTGGCGGACGAGCTTCTGATCGAGGACGACTACCTCGCGAAGAGCAAGACCCGCGTGCTGATCTGGCTCGGCGGCCCGGTAACTGAGCGTGTGGTGCTCGAGAAGATCCTCGAGTGGGTCGAGAACGGTGGAATCCTCGTCTGGGGATCCGGCGAGAAGCCTGCCGATGTAGAAGGTCGGACTGACATCAGCGACAAGCTGTTCCCTATTATGATTACCTATGAAGCAGGTGTTCCGTCACAAGGCAGAGTGGGACGAGGGATTGTGCTGGGCAAGTTCCGCATGCCGGACGAGAAGGACATGCTGAGCGAACTGGTGCGCTGGGCCGTCTACCGCGCGGACAGGTTAGACAGCAGGCTCAAGAGCGCTCCCGAGGTGGACAGCCGGGCGGACAACGTCTGGACCGCCGTCTTCCCGGACATGATGCTGCTCTACAACAACGGCGACAAGCCTGCCGACGTCGAGCGCACATGGCAGAGTAACACCCACAATGCCCGCGTGGAGCCCGGTGAACTCGTCGAGATCAGGCTCTGA